A genome region from Aliivibrio salmonicida LFI1238 includes the following:
- a CDS encoding class I SAM-dependent methyltransferase gives MTNLGHKIPSHLLQPMWLRSRESLIDNGLIYDPIAAAACQHCHLSSECLSGDIDQKQLLHATLTVQCDQQVAQFLKRHPSGWVVNVGAGLDTRFYRLDNGLCHWLELDINENLLWRQKLFHTNERYYVRCGSAIEHAWIHDLPVPSNVPVMIVCEQALLECDELQLAKFIQLLGRRFQHAEATIVIAADRCHTRMGKKLGCGDYQHGLYQPKLHFTGWLPWIDTISIKSPFEHNCSRWKLWQRWLAKFPLFKHRVTPLLVHMNW, from the coding sequence ATGACAAATCTCGGCCACAAAATACCTTCCCATCTTTTACAGCCTATGTGGTTGAGAAGTAGAGAGAGCTTAATCGATAATGGTCTTATCTATGACCCTATCGCAGCGGCCGCATGTCAACATTGCCACCTTTCTTCTGAATGCCTTTCTGGCGACATTGATCAAAAACAGCTATTGCATGCCACATTGACCGTTCAATGCGATCAGCAAGTTGCTCAATTTTTAAAACGTCATCCTTCGGGGTGGGTTGTTAATGTTGGCGCAGGTTTAGATACCCGTTTTTATCGTTTAGATAATGGTCTTTGTCATTGGTTAGAGTTAGACATTAATGAAAACTTACTGTGGCGACAGAAGCTTTTTCATACTAATGAGCGCTATTATGTTCGTTGTGGTTCTGCGATTGAACATGCATGGATCCATGATTTGCCCGTACCGAGTAATGTGCCTGTCATGATTGTTTGTGAGCAAGCGTTGTTAGAGTGTGATGAACTTCAATTAGCTAAGTTTATTCAATTATTAGGCCGTCGATTTCAACATGCTGAAGCAACGATTGTTATTGCGGCAGATAGGTGTCATACCCGCATGGGGAAAAAACTAGGTTGTGGTGATTATCAACATGGTTTATATCAACCTAAGCTTCACTTTACTGGTTGGCTTCCTTGGATTGACACGATTTCAATTAAATCGCCTTTTGAACACAATTGTTCTCGCTGGAAATTATGGCAGCGCTGGTTAGCGAAATTTCCTCTGTTTAAGCACCGGGTGACTCCATTACTTGTGCATATGAATTGGTAA
- a CDS encoding YijD family membrane protein — protein MTHENSRNERKTLALSVVTGLCLNAVWVGFTVTEVTFSIFPIIALILAAQGLYQEYLREPKGDDTSLIAVACFFVGLFGHSALVKAQYPEVGSNFFSILVALALLLWIGIKVGVLKKKEAPTDL, from the coding sequence ATGACACATGAAAATAGTAGAAATGAACGTAAAACATTAGCGCTATCTGTGGTGACCGGTCTTTGTTTGAATGCCGTTTGGGTTGGATTTACGGTAACAGAAGTTACGTTCTCTATTTTTCCAATTATTGCGTTAATTTTAGCGGCTCAAGGTTTATATCAAGAATATCTACGTGAGCCTAAAGGCGATGATACATCGTTAATCGCTGTGGCTTGTTTCTTTGTCGGTCTGTTTGGTCATTCAGCTTTAGTGAAAGCTCAATACCCAGAAGTGGGTTCAAACTTTTTTTCAATCTTAGTTGCTTTGGCTCTATTACTTTGGATTGGAATTAAAGTTGGAGTATTAAAGAAAAAAGAGGCACCAACAGATTTGTAA
- the glpG gene encoding rhomboid family intramembrane serine protease GlpG: MHRLIALSNPRAGQAFIDYMASRHIDLRMMPEGEGQFALWVVSDDTYLLEVESELQAFLKDPNATKYQSASWDMADTRTAKFSYSSPNIMKMVKAKAGVFTLFIMVSCIVIFALQQFGWNNSVFQLLHFPENQGQSIEIWRWFSHALLHFSATHIIFNLLWWWQLGGDIELRLGRTKLVQLFLFSALFSGLGQFWIDGANFGGLSGVVYALLGYSWFIGWLAPERGISVSKPIVGFMLIWIILGYVQPFMAIANTAHLVGLITGCAFAAIDSQFKFKKA; encoded by the coding sequence ATGCATCGATTGATCGCGTTATCAAATCCAAGAGCTGGTCAGGCCTTTATTGATTATATGGCTTCACGTCATATTGATCTTCGTATGATGCCAGAAGGGGAAGGCCAGTTTGCGTTATGGGTAGTGTCTGATGATACTTATCTATTGGAAGTTGAATCGGAACTACAAGCGTTTTTAAAAGATCCTAATGCGACAAAATATCAATCAGCATCATGGGATATGGCGGATACTCGTACTGCTAAATTTTCTTATTCTTCACCCAATATTATGAAGATGGTAAAAGCCAAAGCCGGTGTGTTTACGTTATTCATCATGGTGAGCTGTATTGTTATTTTTGCTTTGCAGCAATTTGGTTGGAATAATTCAGTCTTTCAATTATTGCACTTCCCTGAAAACCAAGGGCAAAGCATTGAGATATGGCGTTGGTTCTCTCATGCGTTACTTCACTTTTCAGCTACTCACATTATTTTTAATTTATTGTGGTGGTGGCAGCTTGGTGGAGACATTGAATTACGTTTAGGTCGAACAAAACTGGTTCAATTGTTCTTGTTTTCTGCTTTATTTTCAGGACTTGGACAGTTTTGGATAGATGGTGCTAACTTTGGTGGTCTATCTGGTGTTGTGTATGCGTTATTAGGCTATTCGTGGTTTATTGGTTGGTTGGCTCCTGAAAGAGGTATCTCAGTGTCTAAACCTATCGTAGGGTTTATGCTGATATGGATCATTCTTGGGTATGTTCAGCCTTTTATGGCGATTGCGAATACTGCACATTTAGTGGGATTGATAACCGGTTGTGCTTTTGCAGCAATTGACAGTCAATTCAAGTTTAAAAAAGCGTAA
- the sthA gene encoding Si-specific NAD(P)(+) transhydrogenase, which produces MTNSTTTRSTHFDAIVIGSGPGGEGAAMGLTKANLNVAIIEREPSVGGGCTHWGTIPSKALRHAVSRILEFNSNPLYCKNNTSLHSTFSDILGHAKSVIDKQTRMRQGFYDRNQCSLIFGEASFVEKNTIAVTAKDGSIETYTADKFIIATGSRPYRPAGVNFNHSRVYDSDSILSLKHDPRHIIIYGAGVIGSEYASIFRGLGVKVDLINTRDRLLSFLDNEMSDALSYHFWNSGIVIRNDETFKKIEATDDGIIMHLESGKKMKADCVLLANGRTGNTDKLNLSSVGLEADSRGQLTVNGNYQTDVDHIYAVGDVIGYPSLASAAYDQGRFTAQAIVKGKSEAKLIDHIPTGIYTIPEISSVGKTEQELTAEKVPYEVGRASFKHLARAQIAGMDIGSLKILFHRETKEILGIHCFGERAAEIIHIGQAIMEQKGNANTIEYFVNTTFNYPTMAEAYRVAALNGLNRLF; this is translated from the coding sequence ATGACAAACTCGACCACTACACGCTCAACCCATTTTGATGCCATCGTAATTGGTAGTGGCCCAGGAGGAGAAGGTGCTGCAATGGGCCTAACCAAAGCCAACCTTAATGTCGCAATTATTGAGAGAGAGCCAAGTGTCGGTGGAGGTTGTACACACTGGGGGACTATCCCATCGAAAGCACTTCGTCATGCAGTAAGTCGTATTCTAGAATTTAATTCAAATCCGCTTTATTGTAAGAATAATACCAGTCTTCATTCTACTTTTTCTGATATTTTAGGCCATGCAAAAAGTGTCATCGATAAACAAACAAGAATGAGACAAGGCTTTTACGACCGTAATCAATGCTCTCTTATCTTTGGTGAAGCCAGTTTTGTAGAAAAAAATACGATTGCAGTGACAGCAAAAGATGGCTCAATTGAAACGTATACCGCTGATAAGTTTATTATTGCCACAGGATCTCGCCCTTACCGCCCCGCCGGTGTTAATTTCAATCATAGCCGTGTTTATGATAGTGACTCCATTCTTTCACTAAAACACGACCCTCGCCATATCATTATTTATGGTGCTGGTGTCATTGGCAGTGAATACGCGTCTATATTTAGAGGATTAGGCGTTAAGGTTGATTTAATAAACACTCGAGATCGTTTACTGTCATTTTTAGATAATGAAATGTCCGACGCTCTCTCTTATCATTTTTGGAATAGCGGTATTGTCATACGCAATGATGAAACCTTTAAAAAAATCGAAGCCACTGATGACGGCATTATTATGCATTTAGAATCTGGCAAAAAAATGAAAGCGGATTGTGTTTTACTTGCCAATGGTCGAACAGGAAATACAGACAAACTCAACCTCTCTTCTGTTGGACTTGAAGCCGATTCTCGAGGACAGTTAACAGTAAACGGTAATTACCAAACAGATGTCGATCATATTTATGCAGTTGGTGATGTCATCGGTTACCCAAGCCTTGCTAGTGCTGCTTATGACCAAGGCCGATTTACCGCTCAAGCCATCGTAAAAGGTAAATCAGAAGCCAAATTGATTGATCATATTCCTACTGGTATTTACACCATACCTGAGATTAGTTCAGTAGGAAAAACAGAACAAGAGCTAACAGCAGAGAAAGTGCCTTACGAAGTAGGGCGAGCTTCTTTCAAACACTTAGCAAGAGCCCAGATTGCAGGAATGGATATTGGTAGTTTGAAAATTCTATTCCATCGAGAAACAAAAGAAATTTTAGGTATCCACTGCTTTGGAGAGCGAGCGGCTGAAATCATTCATATCGGGCAAGCCATTATGGAACAAAAAGGCAACGCTAATACTATTGAGTATTTTGTCAATACTACATTTAACTACCCAACTATGGCTGAGGCCTATCGCGTAGCAGCTCTTAACGGCTTAAATCGACTTTTTTAA
- a CDS encoding flagellar basal body-associated protein FliL, which produces MTKKSLFAGLLLIISQLFAPAVLAADETTPKMGYFTLAPDLTTNFVTTGKKLGYIQVRIDIMVADNREVPLLEHHNPQIRNVLVEVFGQQPENRIKSLAGREEIRKECLTAINELLLAETGKTLAVDLLFTKYIYQ; this is translated from the coding sequence ATGACAAAGAAATCATTATTTGCAGGACTACTGCTAATTATTAGCCAACTTTTTGCTCCTGCTGTTTTAGCAGCAGACGAAACGACACCTAAAATGGGTTACTTCACCTTAGCACCCGATCTAACCACTAATTTTGTTACTACAGGGAAAAAGCTCGGATACATACAAGTTCGCATCGACATTATGGTTGCCGATAATCGTGAAGTTCCACTTCTAGAGCATCATAATCCACAAATCCGTAATGTATTAGTTGAAGTCTTTGGACAACAACCTGAGAACCGAATTAAATCATTGGCTGGTCGTGAAGAAATCAGAAAAGAATGCTTAACGGCAATTAATGAACTGCTGCTTGCTGAGACAGGAAAAACATTAGCTGTGGATTTATTGTTTACTAAATATATCTACCAATAA
- the dinF gene encoding MATE family efflux transporter DinF, whose amino-acid sequence MWQVLKNLTLHRRVLALAIPMVLSNITTPLLGLVDAAVIGHLDQAWYLGGVAVGGTMISVTFWLLGFLRMATTGLSAQAYGAEDKKLLSQTFSQGIFLALCFSFILLIFHQPLSYAIFSFSNATPEVKMYAEQYFSIRIWSAPAALSNLVIMGWLLGTQNARYPMWLVIITNSINIVLDLLFVVGFNWKVEGAAFASVLADYAALLLGLFFVFKQKETLYLPRFLMPLSELLLGFKRLFKLNRDIFLRSLCLQACFTFMTFKGASLGVDIVAANAVLMSFLMMISYGMDGFAYAMEAMVGKAIGAKSKTQLSESLIGITFWSFAISLLLSVAFGVFGAGLIGMISSITEVQNTALIYLPWLIAMPLISMWCFLLDGIFVGATKGSEMRNSMFIAMLTFFVVWWLMTPYGNHALWAAIISFMGMRGISLAITFYVQWKKGVFLS is encoded by the coding sequence ATGTGGCAAGTCTTAAAAAACCTTACATTACACCGACGAGTATTAGCTCTGGCTATTCCAATGGTGTTGTCGAATATTACAACGCCACTACTTGGATTAGTTGATGCTGCTGTTATTGGGCATTTAGATCAGGCGTGGTATTTAGGTGGGGTTGCGGTTGGCGGCACGATGATCAGCGTGACTTTTTGGTTACTTGGTTTTTTGCGTATGGCAACCACAGGACTTTCTGCTCAGGCCTATGGTGCTGAAGATAAAAAATTATTAAGCCAAACCTTTTCTCAGGGTATTTTTCTAGCTTTATGTTTTTCATTCATTCTGCTTATTTTTCATCAGCCTCTCTCCTACGCTATTTTTTCTTTCAGCAATGCAACTCCAGAAGTGAAGATGTATGCAGAGCAATATTTCTCTATTCGAATCTGGAGTGCACCAGCGGCATTGAGTAATTTGGTCATCATGGGCTGGTTACTCGGGACTCAGAATGCTCGTTATCCAATGTGGTTAGTGATTATTACAAACAGCATCAATATCGTTCTCGATTTATTATTTGTTGTTGGGTTTAATTGGAAGGTTGAAGGGGCGGCATTTGCTTCTGTATTAGCCGACTATGCCGCTTTGTTACTTGGTTTATTTTTTGTCTTTAAACAAAAAGAAACATTGTATTTACCTCGTTTCTTGATGCCTCTGTCTGAATTGTTACTTGGGTTTAAACGCTTATTTAAATTAAATCGAGATATTTTCTTACGATCATTATGCCTTCAAGCGTGCTTTACTTTCATGACATTTAAGGGGGCGTCATTAGGTGTTGATATTGTGGCAGCAAATGCGGTATTGATGAGTTTTTTGATGATGATATCTTATGGCATGGATGGTTTTGCTTATGCTATGGAAGCCATGGTGGGAAAAGCGATTGGTGCAAAAAGCAAAACTCAGTTATCAGAATCATTGATTGGAATTACCTTTTGGAGCTTTGCCATTAGCTTATTATTAAGTGTGGCTTTTGGTGTGTTTGGTGCTGGTTTAATTGGGATGATTTCTTCAATCACAGAAGTGCAAAATACGGCGTTAATCTATTTACCTTGGCTTATTGCTATGCCGTTGATATCCATGTGGTGTTTTTTACTTGATGGTATTTTTGTTGGTGCGACCAAAGGGTCTGAGATGAGAAATTCCATGTTTATCGCGATGCTGACGTTTTTCGTTGTGTGGTGGCTAATGACGCCTTATGGTAACCATGCGTTATGGGCTGCAATTATCTCGTTTATGGGGATGCGAGGTATAAGTCTTGCGATTACTTTTTATGTTCAATGGAAAAAAGGAGTTTTCCTATCATAG
- the lexA gene encoding transcriptional repressor LexA: MKPLTARQQEVFELIKAKIEDTGMPPTRAEIARELGFRSANAAEEHLKALARKQAIEIIPGASRGIRILLQDPVEPEDLGLPLIGQVAAGEPILAQEHVESHYQVDPSMFKPQADFLLRVNGESMKNIGIMDGDLLAVHKTQDVHDGQVVVARVDDDVTVKRLERKGSMVFLHAENEEFAPIQVDLTSQHLSIEGIAVGVIRSTTWM; the protein is encoded by the coding sequence ATGAAGCCACTAACGGCAAGACAGCAAGAAGTCTTTGAGTTGATCAAAGCAAAAATTGAAGATACTGGAATGCCACCAACACGTGCAGAGATTGCTCGTGAATTAGGGTTTCGTTCTGCGAACGCGGCAGAAGAACACTTAAAAGCATTAGCTCGTAAGCAAGCGATCGAAATTATTCCAGGTGCTTCTCGTGGTATTCGTATCCTATTGCAAGATCCTGTAGAGCCTGAAGATTTAGGTCTTCCTCTTATCGGTCAAGTAGCGGCGGGTGAGCCTATCCTTGCTCAAGAGCACGTAGAAAGTCATTATCAAGTTGATCCTAGTATGTTTAAGCCACAAGCGGATTTTTTATTGCGCGTAAATGGCGAGAGCATGAAAAACATCGGAATTATGGATGGCGACTTATTAGCGGTACATAAAACGCAAGACGTTCATGATGGTCAAGTGGTTGTTGCTCGTGTTGATGATGATGTTACTGTTAAGCGTTTAGAGCGTAAAGGTTCAATGGTATTTCTTCATGCTGAAAACGAAGAGTTTGCTCCAATTCAAGTCGATCTTACGTCTCAACACCTTTCTATTGAAGGTATTGCTGTTGGGGTGATCCGTAGTACGACTTGGATGTAA
- the ubiA gene encoding 4-hydroxybenzoate octaprenyltransferase, which produces MTLSKAKAFWQLTRMNRPIGSLLLLWPTLWALFLAADGIPDWHVLIVFILGVVFMRSAGCVINDFADRKVDGHVKRTANRPLPSGLVSSKEALILFSVLVTCSFILVLTMNTLTIMLSSIGVLLAIAYPFMKRITYLPQFVLGLAFSWAIPMAYAAESNQVPPEAWLLFVINAVWTIAYDTQYAMVDRDDDLNIGIKSTAILFGRFDKLMIGLLQLTVLTLLIALGIQLSLPSLYNWGVLAAAGCFVYQQWLIKGREREACFEAFLNNNYVGGFIFVAISASVLI; this is translated from the coding sequence ATGACTCTGTCAAAAGCGAAGGCGTTTTGGCAATTAACGAGAATGAATCGTCCGATTGGCTCGTTGTTATTGTTATGGCCAACATTGTGGGCTTTATTTTTGGCGGCTGATGGAATTCCAGATTGGCACGTACTGATTGTATTTATACTCGGTGTTGTATTTATGCGTTCGGCAGGGTGTGTCATTAATGATTTTGCTGATCGTAAAGTGGATGGTCATGTAAAGCGGACGGCTAATCGCCCATTGCCTTCTGGATTAGTTTCTTCTAAAGAAGCACTTATTCTTTTTTCTGTATTGGTTACGTGTTCATTTATTCTGGTTCTAACCATGAATACATTAACGATTATGTTATCGAGTATTGGGGTTTTGTTAGCGATCGCTTACCCGTTTATGAAACGCATCACGTATTTACCGCAATTTGTACTGGGATTGGCGTTTAGTTGGGCAATCCCGATGGCTTATGCGGCAGAATCAAATCAAGTTCCGCCTGAGGCGTGGTTGTTGTTTGTGATTAATGCGGTATGGACAATTGCTTATGATACCCAATATGCAATGGTAGATAGAGATGATGACCTCAATATCGGTATCAAATCGACCGCGATTCTATTTGGACGTTTCGATAAGCTCATGATAGGCCTACTGCAACTGACCGTACTTACTTTATTGATAGCATTAGGTATACAGCTTTCGCTTCCAAGCCTATATAACTGGGGTGTCTTAGCCGCTGCAGGGTGTTTTGTGTATCAACAATGGTTAATTAAAGGACGTGAAAGAGAGGCTTGTTTCGAAGCGTTTTTAAATAATAACTATGTGGGTGGTTTTATTTTTGTCGCCATAAGTGCGAGCGTACTTATTTAA
- the plsB gene encoding glycerol-3-phosphate 1-O-acyltransferase PlsB: MSTGQTIYHSLLKLPLSVMVKSTPIPSNPIEDLNIDIERPIIYALPFRSHVDLLTLQKSAKELGLPDPLSPIEIDGVSYPRYVFTSIGPKMFDTDDDLPQESLDLFKIVLKHHADNPDADFQLIPTSILWGRRPGKEGTSRPHLMPLNGPQKFVTLIKAGRDSTVRISPVVSLRYMADNHGADDAIAHKLARVAKIHFSRQKLAASGPNLPNRQALFNRLLKSQAIEKVILEEARIRNVDVEKVRKEAMGIMEEIATNFSYSLIKNGNRILKWLWNRLYQGLNINNAATVRKLAQEGHEIVYVPCHRSHMDYLLLSYVLYHEGLVPPHIAAGINLNFFPAGPIFRRGGAFFIRRSFKGNRLYSTIFREYLAELFAKGYSVEYFSEGGRSRTGRLLQAKTGMLAMTVQAMLRGLNRPVTLVPVYIGYEHVMEVTTYAKELQGKRKEKENAGQVLRTLRKLRNFGQGYVNFGEPISLNHYLNEHAPNWSESINPIEPQKPEWMSPVVNGIANKMMTHINDAVAANALTLCATALLAARQRALSKEDLTEQLDCYLQLLRNIPYSNTATVPTQDAEALLEHAIALDKFVIEKDTLGEIISLDRNQSILMTYYRNNIIHLFALPSLIAKLVVQYRSISIDNVQAQIQQIYPFLKAELFLHYDESELNDVVSQHIDELVRQKLIERENDVLQLNATNILKVHLLAHTISETLQRYAIALTHLQASPKLGKNDLEEQSQIMAQRLSRLHGINAPEFFDKGVFGILFNTLKAEGYLNSDGVAVISKVEPFSRDMSRLLNPEIKLTIQAVMTKED, translated from the coding sequence ATGTCTACAGGACAAACTATTTATCACTCTTTACTCAAGTTGCCGTTATCGGTCATGGTAAAGAGCACTCCTATTCCATCGAATCCAATTGAAGATCTCAATATCGATATTGAGCGCCCAATTATTTATGCACTGCCGTTTCGATCTCATGTCGATCTGCTCACATTACAAAAAAGTGCTAAAGAGTTAGGGCTACCAGATCCTCTTTCTCCAATTGAAATTGATGGTGTGTCTTACCCTCGTTATGTATTCACTTCGATCGGACCAAAGATGTTCGATACTGATGATGATTTACCACAAGAGTCTCTGGATTTATTTAAAATTGTTCTCAAGCACCATGCAGATAATCCTGATGCTGATTTTCAATTAATCCCGACGTCAATTCTTTGGGGAAGAAGACCTGGAAAAGAAGGCACAAGTAGGCCTCATTTAATGCCATTAAATGGGCCACAAAAGTTTGTGACTCTAATTAAAGCTGGTCGTGATTCAACGGTACGCATCAGTCCTGTCGTTTCGTTGCGCTACATGGCAGACAATCACGGTGCAGATGATGCAATAGCTCATAAACTGGCTCGTGTAGCAAAGATCCACTTCTCACGTCAGAAATTAGCGGCATCAGGACCAAACCTTCCGAATCGCCAAGCGTTATTCAATCGGTTATTAAAATCTCAAGCTATTGAGAAAGTGATTTTAGAAGAAGCGAGGATCCGTAACGTTGATGTAGAGAAAGTACGTAAAGAAGCCATGGGGATCATGGAAGAAATTGCAACGAACTTCTCTTATTCGCTGATCAAGAATGGCAATCGAATTCTTAAATGGCTATGGAACCGTCTATACCAAGGCTTAAACATCAACAACGCCGCGACCGTGCGTAAATTAGCACAAGAAGGCCATGAGATTGTTTATGTACCTTGTCACCGCAGCCACATGGATTACCTACTGCTTTCGTATGTTCTTTACCATGAGGGCTTAGTACCACCACATATTGCTGCTGGTATTAACTTAAACTTTTTCCCTGCAGGCCCTATATTCCGCCGTGGCGGTGCTTTCTTTATTCGTCGTAGCTTTAAAGGTAACCGACTTTACTCTACTATTTTTCGTGAATATTTAGCCGAGTTGTTTGCGAAAGGCTATTCCGTCGAATATTTCAGTGAAGGGGGTCGTTCTCGTACCGGTCGCCTATTGCAGGCCAAAACGGGCATGCTAGCCATGACAGTACAAGCGATGTTACGAGGCTTAAACCGCCCTGTAACCTTGGTGCCTGTGTATATTGGTTATGAACACGTAATGGAAGTAACGACTTACGCAAAAGAGTTACAAGGCAAACGTAAAGAAAAAGAAAACGCAGGACAAGTACTACGCACGCTTCGTAAACTGCGTAACTTTGGTCAAGGCTATGTAAACTTTGGCGAGCCGATTTCTTTAAACCATTACCTTAATGAACACGCACCTAATTGGTCTGAGTCCATCAACCCAATTGAACCACAAAAGCCAGAGTGGATGTCCCCTGTAGTTAATGGCATCGCAAATAAAATGATGACACACATTAATGACGCAGTCGCAGCCAATGCATTAACACTATGTGCGACCGCTTTACTTGCGGCTCGTCAGCGCGCTCTTAGTAAGGAAGATTTAACTGAGCAACTGGATTGCTACCTGCAGTTATTACGAAACATTCCTTATTCGAATACGGCAACAGTACCCACTCAAGATGCCGAAGCGCTATTAGAGCACGCGATTGCATTAGACAAATTTGTTATTGAAAAAGATACGCTAGGTGAGATTATTTCATTAGACCGAAATCAATCAATATTAATGACCTATTACCGCAATAACATTATTCATCTTTTTGCATTACCGTCTTTAATAGCAAAATTAGTTGTGCAATACCGTTCAATTTCTATCGATAACGTTCAGGCACAAATTCAACAGATTTATCCTTTCCTTAAAGCCGAATTATTTCTGCATTATGATGAGAGTGAATTAAACGATGTGGTGAGTCAGCATATCGACGAATTAGTTCGTCAAAAGCTGATCGAAAGAGAAAATGATGTTTTACAACTCAATGCCACCAATATTCTGAAAGTGCATTTACTTGCTCATACGATTTCAGAAACACTGCAACGTTACGCTATTGCATTAACACACTTACAAGCGTCTCCTAAGTTAGGTAAAAATGATTTAGAAGAGCAAAGTCAAATTATGGCGCAACGTTTAAGTCGTTTACATGGTATTAATGCCCCGGAATTTTTCGATAAAGGTGTGTTTGGTATTCTATTTAATACTTTAAAAGCAGAAGGGTATTTAAACAGTGATGGCGTTGCTGTTATAAGTAAAGTAGAGCCATTTTCTCGAGATATGTCTCGACTACTTAATCCTGAGATCAAGCTCACCATTCAAGCAGTCATGACAAAAGAAGACTAA
- a CDS encoding chorismate--pyruvate lyase family protein: MSEINSWCASVLKKVQWQDADTFACSNEWQQYWLLGLDSLSRRLEQHCQVLSVSVLDNTHVDSSALRADEIALIGDGVCLRRKVVLRGDAVDWIYGRTLIPLSSLQDQPHDLTKQGHVPLGITVFSAQDVFRDQLQVAKILTEKGELFARRSRLWMNGKPMLVAELFLPNASIYSDNYYLEKNNSKGSEE; this comes from the coding sequence ATGTCAGAGATCAATTCTTGGTGTGCTTCTGTGCTTAAAAAAGTGCAGTGGCAAGACGCCGATACGTTTGCGTGTAGCAATGAATGGCAACAGTATTGGCTGTTAGGCTTAGATTCGTTGTCACGCCGTTTAGAACAACATTGCCAAGTGTTGTCTGTATCGGTATTGGATAATACACATGTTGATTCCAGCGCTTTAAGAGCAGATGAAATTGCCCTTATTGGCGATGGAGTGTGCCTAAGACGTAAAGTTGTTTTACGAGGTGATGCTGTCGATTGGATTTACGGGAGAACATTAATACCGTTATCTTCTTTACAAGATCAGCCCCACGATTTAACGAAACAAGGTCATGTACCGTTAGGCATTACTGTTTTTAGTGCTCAAGACGTTTTTAGAGATCAATTACAAGTGGCAAAAATTTTAACCGAGAAGGGGGAGTTGTTTGCTCGTCGTTCTCGTTTGTGGATGAATGGAAAGCCAATGTTGGTGGCGGAATTATTTTTACCTAACGCATCTATTTATTCGGATAATTATTATTTAGAAAAAAACAATTCAAAGGGAAGTGAAGAATGA
- the fabR gene encoding HTH-type transcriptional repressor FabR produces MYPEFEADDLNAVLEVKQPVSTKGVRAQQKERTRRTIIDAAFCLLCAERGFMSLSLREVTREAGIAPTSFYRHFKDMDELGLTLVDEGGLILRQLMRQARQRIVVEGSVIRTSVETFMEFIEGSPNVFRLLLRERSGTSSAFRAAVAREIQHFVAELTEYLIATTGVAREEASVQAEASVTLVFSSGAEALDLDTPHRDELSKRLIFQLRMLSKGAYWYRKENKI; encoded by the coding sequence ATGTATCCTGAATTTGAAGCTGATGATCTTAATGCAGTGTTAGAAGTAAAGCAGCCAGTAAGCACTAAAGGTGTAAGGGCTCAGCAAAAAGAAAGAACACGCAGAACCATTATAGATGCCGCGTTTTGCCTACTATGTGCCGAACGAGGTTTCATGAGCTTGAGTTTACGAGAAGTAACAAGAGAAGCTGGTATCGCGCCTACGTCGTTTTATCGTCATTTTAAAGATATGGATGAGCTAGGGCTGACTTTAGTTGATGAAGGTGGACTTATTTTACGTCAGTTAATGCGTCAAGCTCGTCAGCGTATTGTGGTAGAAGGGAGTGTTATCCGAACATCGGTTGAAACCTTCATGGAATTTATTGAAGGTAGTCCAAACGTATTTCGATTGTTATTACGTGAACGTTCAGGAACTTCATCTGCTTTTAGAGCAGCAGTGGCTCGTGAGATCCAACATTTTGTTGCGGAACTTACTGAATATTTGATTGCCACGACAGGTGTTGCTAGAGAAGAAGCGTCAGTTCAAGCTGAGGCGTCAGTTACCTTAGTATTCAGTTCTGGTGCGGAGGCGCTCGACCTAGATACGCCTCATAGAGATGAATTGTCAAAACGGTTAATTTTCCAATTACGTATGCTATCAAAAGGTGCTTATTGGTATCGAAAAGAAAATAAGATTTAG